The proteins below are encoded in one region of Anguilla anguilla isolate fAngAng1 chromosome 3, fAngAng1.pri, whole genome shotgun sequence:
- the cenpj gene encoding centromere protein J, with translation MMSSQAGLHNPETDFLARWMPCSTRAGVILNPSVDLARSLSSSSWAAQDVDDSFLAQFAPLPYSSNSSSLSVEYLVPDEAAASLGMSDQLPGKTNLIAFNNSTALQHTHPGAVMQESTGEMDSIVETSEQPPEDLMLKLEQLKEWQQQMQEKLKAHQMQQLQELLEEQQRLLGLVYVSQQASAGDSGASQLTEGDWGDDTVLERPPVSQGERQPSLSPGSDLQGPPVPQRQPLSPLQWAPSGPCIQSTAACLHPHPEEEEKEDPDKTLGSNVCIQRWSGDPLQEYDDDDEVVEDEEEDSQHAVPSCSAGSLQIAHRKAEEPEHLEDRPIRSGIGGRSQTFEELLEEQLRMEEQRLNSGQQKPSRAGAEEVRVNFKSKRPFLRRGEGLSRFLGGGAAAARRSAKEVAEPPPKPAAARGSGEPGSGDDRRRPPIQRKTTALSRESPPECPSAPPNRGRAETKETRPSRAPRQPRVLASRQKLNAASVSLGRPKQPQQRQEGPPPAQTQHALGGMRAETLGQGSQTRAGVAVGVEEGGGGRQVAPEQGYSFEQSFQAKLGSWDMEKQRERVELGEFELLEQAAEEMSFSSNSSFVLKVLELDRQDSRGRRHHRRLSSTPVKSPKPSPPKAGQSGDGDSDTDRPGSALPVCPSVAVAAAVTRGDPVGGFIEREAVVSSDPCSSDSEAVEDEPEQEVLQHMPALPSSPCFSPSQGQYDKTSYQDAEGDFCGGGEHNETGDLSNHNDSTLTEGQGQGSKDDRLVFDDDDTWNDLEDAGNAEDSGSNDGGGITHDPPGAESDRALKRKVATMKVPESAPQGNPAFRELEPPPTSQLVAKLFPSLKPKPQPAPPPPPGPTGTAGDQGAGRQSRLLRERLAELEIEIERFRSENAALASQRLEREKALEALRKERAEFEQMKEEELARLEEFKKEETRKLQKERKVFEKHASAARAIPDKREREEIQALKQQLSSLQEELRRREARWSNTHSRLRQQVEALGAENSDLRDEVRALERLRISAWKRDEAEREREREKESCRRSSESTAARSKSTSPPGALKASQPFTATARETRQVTSPPKSTHRSSSRKSPQIPSPGSGAQKQAGPGQGQPITAQNPNTPPTLLSRAGVSQTEYCEEEEEEEEEEEQPSQKEITHPDGKIETILCCGTRLIVFPNGTRKEVSADGRTVKVNFFNGDVKQVMEDQRVIYYYANTQTTHTTYPDGMEVLQFPNNQIEKHFPDGRKEITFPDQTVKNLGPNGDEESVLPDGTIIQVKPDGTKVIQFNSGQREVHTDKFKRREYPDGTMKTVYADGRQETRYPNGRLRIKDKDGRVVSDSKT, from the exons ATGATGTCGTCTCAAGCTGGGCTGCACAACCCAGAGACCGACTTCCTCGCGCGATGGATGCCGTGCAGCACTCGGGCTGGGGTGATACTCAATCCCTCGGTGGACTTGGCCAGGTCgctgagcagcagcagttgGGCGGCTCAGGACGTTGACGACTCCTTCTTGGCACAGTTCGCCCCTCTTCCGTACTCCAGCAACAGCAGTTCCCTGAGTGTTGAATACCTTGTCCCAGATGAGGCTGCTGCATCTCTGGGCATGTCCGATCAGCTGCCCGGAAAGACGAACTTGATAGCCTTTAACAACTCCACCGCCCTTCAACACACCCACCCCGGTGCTGTCATGCAGGAATCTACCGGTGAGATGGACAGCATAGTGGAGACTTCTGAACAGCCACCAGAAGACTTGATGCTGAAATTGGAACAG CTGAAGGAGTGGCAGCAGCAGATGCAGGAGAAGCTGAAGGCCCATCAGATGCAGCAGCtccaggagctgctggaggagcagcagagACTCCTGGGCTTGGTGTACGTCTCCCAGCAGGCCAGTGCAG GTGACTCGGGGGCGTCTCAGCTGACAGAGGGGGACTGGGGGGATGATACGGTGCTGGAGCGCCCCCCTGTGTCGCAGGGAGAGAGGCAGCCCTCCCTTTCCCCTGGCTCGGACCTCCAGGGGCCCCCGGTTCCTCAGCGGCAGCCCCTCTCACCCCTGCAGTGGGCCCCCAGCGGCCCCTGCATCCAGAGCACTGCTGCGTGCCTTCATCCTCAcccggaggaagaggagaaggaagacCCTGACAAGACCTTGG GTTCAAATGTTTGCATCCAGCGATGGAGTGGAGACCCTCTCCAAGAatatgatgatgacgatgaagTGGTtgaagatgaggaagaagatTCTCAGCATGCTGTCCCCTCATGCAGTGCAGGCTCTTTGCAGATAGCACACAGAAAGGCAGAAGAACCAGAGCATTTGGAAGACAG ACCCATCAGGTCTGGGATTGGAGGGAGGAGTCAGACCTTTGAGGAGCTGCTGGAAGAACAGCTGCGGATGGAGGAGCAGAGACTGAATTCTGGCCAGCAGAAACCG AGCCGTGCGGGGGCTGAGGAAGTCAGAGTTAATTTCAAGTCCAAGAGGCCATTCCTCAGGCGGGGGGAGGGCCTGTCCCGCTTCCTGGGGGGCGGAGCGGCGGCGGCTCGGCGGAGCGCCAAAGAGGTGGCCGAACCCCCGCCCAAGCCCGCCGCCGCTCGAGGGTCTGGCGAGCCCGGCAGCGGCGACGATCGGCGGCGACCTCCCATCCAGCGCAAGACCACCGCCCTGAGCCGAGAATCCCCTCCCGAGTGCCCGTCCGCGCCGCCGAACCGCGGCAGGGCCGAAACCAAGGAAACCAGGCCAAGTCGGGCACCGCGGCAACCCCGTGTCCTAGCCAGTCGGCAGAAGCTAAATGCTGCGAGTGTCAGTTTGGGGCGGCCCAAACAGCCGCAACAGCGGCAAGAGGGGCCGCCGCCTGCCCagacccagcatgcactggggggTATGAGGGCGGAGACTTTGGGTCAGGGGTCGCAGACGAGGGCGGGTgtggcggtgggggtggaggagggagggggaggcaggCAAGTTGCTCCGGAGCAGGGGTACTCCTTCGAGCAGTCCTTCCAGGCCAAGCTGGGGAGCTGGGACATGGAGAAGCAGAGGGAGCGGGTGGAGCTGGGCGAGTTTGAGCTGCTGGAGCAGGCGGCTGAGGAGATGTCCTTCTCCAGCAACTCCTCCTTTGTCTTGAAGGTCCTGGAGCTGGACCGCcaggacagcagggggcgccgccACCACCGCAGGCTCTCATCCACCCCTGTCAAGTCCCCCAAGCCCTCCCCGCCCAAAGCGGGCCAGAGCGGCGACGGCGACAGCGACACCGACCGCCCAGGGAGCGCCCTGCCCGTCTGCCCATCTGTTGCCGTGGCAGCGGCGGTGACCAGGGGGGATCCCGTGGGCGGATTCATCGAGAGAGAGGCAGTAGTCTCATCGGATCCCTGCAGCTCAGATTCAGAGGCGGTGGAAGACGAGCCGGAGCAGGAAGTACTGCAGCACATGCCGGCGCTACCCAGCAGTCCCTGCTTCTCCCCGTCCCAGGGCCAATATGACAAGACGTCCTACCAGGACGCAGAGGGTGACTTTTGCGGAGGGGGGGAACACAACGAAACCGGTGACCTCAGTAACCACAACGACTCCACTCTGACGGAGGGACAGGGTCAGGGGTCGAAGGACGACCGCCTGGTGTTCGACGACGACGACACCTGGAACGATTTGGAAGATGCCGGGAATGCAGAGGACAGTGGCAGCAACGATGGCGGAGGAATTACCCATGATCCTCCGGGAGCAGAGAGTGACAGAGCGCTGAAGAGGAAGGTGGCCACCATGAAGGTGCCTGAATCTGCACCGCAGGGCAACCCTGCATTTCGGGAGCTGGAACCGCCCCCCACCTCTCAGCTGGTGGCCAAACTTTTCCCCTCCCTGAAGCCCAAACCACagcccgcccctcccccgcccccaggaCCCACAGGCACAGCAGGAGACCAAGGGGCAG GCCGTCAGTCCAGGCTTCTGAGAGAGAGGTTGGCGGAGCTGGAGATAGAGATTGAGCGGTTCCGCTCAGAGAACGCTGCCCTGGCCAGCCAGCGGCTGGAGCGGGAGAAAGCTCTGGAGGCGCTCAG GAAGGAAAGGGCGGAGTTTGAGCagatgaaggaggaggagctggcgcGGTTGGAGGAGTTTAAGAAGGAGGAGACTCGCAAGCTGCAGAAGGAGCGCAAGGTGTTTGAGAAGCACGCCTCCGCCGCCCGGGCCATCCCTGACAAGAGGGAGCGTGAGGAGATACAG GCCCTGAAGCAGCAGCTGAGctccctgcaggaggagctTCGTCGGCGGGAGGCTCGCTGGTCTAACACTCACAGCCGGCTGCGGCAGCAGGTGGAGGCGCTGGGGGCGGAGAACAGCGACCTGCGGGACGAGGTGCGGGCCCTGGAGCGGCTCCGAATCTCCGCCTGGAAGAGGGATGaagctgagagggagagggagagggagaaggagagctGCAGGAGGTCCAGTGAGAGCACTGCGGCCCGCTCCAAATCCACT AGCCCTCCAGGTGCTCTGAAGGCTAGCCAGCCTTTCACTGCTACTGCCAGGGAGACACGCCAGGTGACCAGTCCTCCCAAGAGCACTCACA gaagcagcagcaggaagtCCCCACAGATACCCAGCCCTGGGTCTGGAGCACAGAAGCAGGCGGGGCCTGGTCAagggcagccaatcacggcacAGAACCCAAACACTCCTCCGACTCTGCTTTCT AGAGCAGGTGTGTCACAGACGGAGTactgtgaggaggaggaggaggaagaggaggaagaagaacagCCGAGCCAGAAGGAGATCACTCATCCTGATGGAAag ATTGAGACCATCCTGTGCTGCGGGACGCGGCTTATAGTCTTCCCCAACGGAACCCGCAAAGAGGTGTCTGCCGACGGCCGCACCGTCAAAGTCAACTTCTTCAACGGTGACGTCAAGCAGGTCATGGAGGACCAGAGAGTG ATCTACTACTATGCCAACACCCAAACCACTCACACCACTTACCCTGATGGCATGGAAGTTCTACAGTTCCCCAACAATCAGATCG AGAAGCATTTCCCGGACGGTCGCAAGGAAATCACCTTCCCCGACCAGACGGTAAAGAACCTCGGCCCGAACGGGGACGAGGAGAGCGTGCTTCCAGACGGGACCATCATACAAGTAAAACC AGACGGCACCAAGGTGATCCAGTTCAACAGCGGGCAGAGGGAAGTGCACACGGACAAGTTCAAACGACGCGAGTACCCCGACGGGACGATGAAGACGGTCTACGCTGACGGGCGGCAGGAGACCCGGTACCCCAACGGCCGACTGCGCATCAAGGACAAAGACGGGCGCGTCGTTTCAGACTCCAAGACTTAA